The Tardibacter chloracetimidivorans region CCACGTCTTTTTCCAGAGATGCTCCATTTCCGCAGCAGCAAAACCTGGGTCGTAAAAGCGGGCGGTCGGAACGCCCGGCAGCGCCGGAAAGCCTTCAGGATAGCGCCTGCGAGCAAGTTGCTCGTCCATCGCGCGGCGGATATTCCCCAGTGTGTCCTGGCTCATGACGTCTTCCTTGGTACTCGGGCTTAAGCAGAAGATATTTCATCCGCTACTACAGCTAAGTGGGCGGCTGCAGGGGAGTATCTCCAAAGGGTTGGTTACGCATCTTTCTTCCTGGTCGCCGATGATGCGTTTGGCCGCGCCTTGTGATGCCCGCGCATCGCGGCCCCATGCCCCCATGGGCGCTTTCTGCTGCTGTCCCGGACCTCTTCCCAATCATCACCGCACAGCAAGCCGTTGCAACCGACTTCCATCCCGAAGCCGCTCGGCGATCGCACATAGAAGGATATCATCTGATCGGTGCGATGCCGCCCGAGTGGCTGCATGAGAATGTCCCCTTCGTCCTCGGCGCGGTCCATGGCGCATCCCACATCGTCGATCTCTCCCATTTCCACCATGAGATGCTCAAGGCGCAGCGAGGGGGCACAGAAGACTGCAAGGCTATGGTGGCGCGGATTGCAGCCATAGAAATGACCTGGGCCGGCCGGGGTAGCGATATCTTCACGCAGATCCATCCCGAAGACATCGAGGAGCAGCTCGTCCATTGCCGCGACATCGGGAATTGACCACACGACATGGCCAAGACCACCAGACCCCGTCACGAAGCCGGAAACAGCCGGCGCCGGCTCGAAGGCCGGACCGGGTTTCAGCCCGGATACGACTTCGTGCCGGATGCCATTGCGGCACTCAAAACCCAAGCCAGCGTCGGCCCCCCGATCGCGCAGGCGCGTTACGTCGAGAGGCGAAAAGCTCAGGCCCCGGCCCGTCAGCCGCTGCCCAAGAAGCTCGATCGCAGCCTCATCCGGCGCCTGCCATCCAAGGGTGGGAAGCCCGTCGTGAGTGCTTTCGCGCAACCGATAGCGAAACGGGCGCTCATCCATTCGAAGATCCAGAACGCCCCCCTCCCGGACGGTCCCGAAGCCGAGAATGTCGCGCGCGAATCCTGCCCAGGCGTCGAGGTCGACCACGTCGATATCGACGAAAGCGAGCTGGTTGACGATCGCGGTCACCGCTTCTCTCCAAACAGGCTGCGTTCGCGATCAGGCAAGGTGATCGTCGAGCTTGAAGAGCTTTCGGGCATTATGACCCTTGATCTTGCCGGCCTCCGCCTCATCGAGACCGAGCTCGTCAACATAAGCGAAACCATCGACCGAATCCATGCCGCCATGATTGTCACCCACGACGAGGTTGTCCGCGCCCATCCACTCCACGAGATATTTGCGCGCGGCCAGATCGTGGATCAGCGTGTCGAAATAGAAGTTCTTGAGATATTCGCGCGGCGGCTTTTTGCACCGGACATGCTTGTTGAGCGTCGCGAACGTCTCGATACGGCCGAACTGATAGGGGATGAAGCCGCCGCCATGGCTGACATACACCTTGAGGTCGGGGAACGCGTCAAACACGCCCCCAAGGATCATGTTGTTCACAGCGCGCGTGCATTCAAAGGGATAATCGAGAATGAGTGGTGTGTAGAAGTCTGGAACCTTTCCATCCTCGATTTCACTGGGATAAGGGTGGATAAAGAGCGGGAGGTCGTTCTTTTCGATCTCCTCGAAAAGCGGCCACATTTCTTCGCTATAGATCTGCTTGCCCGCTAGGTCGCGGCCGCCCATGTTCACGCCGCGGGCGCCTCTCCCCACACTGTGCCGGACTTCTTCGATCGACGCGCCGATGTCCTGGAGTGGGACCGACGCCATATAAAACAGCCGCTTCGGCGCGATGGCACAATAATCGGCGAGCGCGTCATTGGCAGCGCGCGCGAACGCGACGGCGGTATCGCGCTCGACAGTGTACATGTAGAAGAGTGGGGGGCTGGTCACGCCCATCACGTCGATGTCCAGCGCATCGAGTTCCGCCACTCGTCGCGTGGGATCGCCAAAGGCCGCCAACTGCTGCTCGCGCCAAGCCTTTGGCCCCAATGCCGCGGCCTCCGCCTCTTTGCCAACGATATCGGCCCGCAGGCGATATTTGCCGACACGGATGACCATCGTGCCATCGTCCTCGAAGAGAAGTTCCGGGCCGTGGCTCCCAGCCTTCCCCATGACCGCCGCGGGCATCACATGAGAATGGATGTCAATGCGTGGCTGGTTAAGCTTGGATCGTTGCGACATCTTGGACCTCTCCCAATCTGAAAATGAAGCAGCTGCAGCCTTGATCGGCGACAGCTTCGGCGCCACTGCGTGCCGAATATCTTTCTGAATCTCGGCCTTTACGGGTGCCATCCGGTAGCTCACGCAACCACAGCGGCCTCATCGATTCAAATACCGACTATCGATGCTCAGTATCAGTTGAATCTATGCACGACTGCCACGTCACAGTTGCGATCCAGCGGACCGATCTGGCAGACAAAGTTGGAATACCACCCTGACGGGGACTGATCGGAGTGACCTCGCGCCGATCGTCCGCGGGGGTATCGGCCTGACATCGTCAGCGCATTCAGCGAATCAATCAGAGATTGCCTCTTCCGGATATTTGCCCATCATCAGATATGCGAATCCGGCGCACGTAAAGCTTGCCGCCGCCGCGATCAGGGCGATTCGGTAATTTCCGAACGCATCGTACACTTGGCCGATGAGAGAAGACCCGATCGCAATGCCGATGACGGTCCAGAGCGTCACCAATCCGGCGATCGTGGCATAGTTGCGAAGCCCGAAATAGCGTGCGACCATGAACGCGATGATATCGCCCTCGGCCCCCAGGCCGATGCCAAGCAGGACCACCGACACGTAGAACAGGGCGACCGAGACGTCGTTGCCGAGCAGCACGAGCACGAGGCAACCTATCATCGGTCCGACACACATTGTGAATGCGACGGCGGGCGCCCAGAATCGGTCGACAAACGCACCGGCGATAAGGGCCCCGATCACGTTGGCGAAGCCAAGCGTGGAAACCGCGCCCACCGCCGCCGCCGGACTCAGCCCGATCGACACACCGAGCGGCTGGAGCTGGCTTACGATCGCAACGATCGGCACGATATGGAGCACCGCCGCCAGGCAAAGGACGATGATCTTTGGCTCCAAGACGAGAAGCCGCCAAGGTTTTGGCACTTCCTGCACGATCGTGCCCGCATCCCCTTTGGGCGGGAGAGTTTTTCCCGGAACGAGCCACCAGATAACCGGCAGGGACACAAAGACGTTTAAGGCGGCAAGCATCAGAAACCCGCCCGTCGAGCCGAACAGGCCGATCACGAGATAGAGCAGCGGCGGCATTGCGGAATAAGACAGCGCGCTCCCTATGCGCAGGAGGGCGAGGGCCGTACCGCGCGTCCTTGAGAATGCCCCTACGATGATTCGACTGAAGGTCATGCTCGACGTCGTCGTGCTGAAGGCGATCAGCAGGAAGTAAGCTGTATAATAGTAGAAAAGCGAACCGTTTAGCTGCGACAACGCCACATGACTCAGGGAGATCAGGATCAGACCAACGATCAAGACCGGCTTCACGCCCACCCTATCCACCAGCCGGCCGACAAGCGGCGCGGCGAAGGCGGTAACCAGACCCGCAGAATTGGCCAGGGCGATTTCGCCGCGGGACCATCCGAATTCGTTCTGTAGCGGTTCGACGAAGATGCTCGAAATGGTTACCCAGAACCCATAGCCGAGCGAGTAGCCGATCACCGCCGCAAGTCCCGGCCGCCAGCCTTGCCGCCACTCCTGCAATATCAGGCGAACGTAACTTCCACGTAGTGCCATTGGCGACCCGTTCACCATAGCACCAAGTGCGCAAGGCGCCGGCGCGCTGCCGGGAGGGTTCGCGTTTGAGATGCTGTGCTCCTCCCTCAGTGGAGCAGAACGATCATCGTGAGCGTTCCGCATACTCTCAGCGTTCGAACACATGTTCCAGCAAGATCAGCGTCCCCCCCCACGAAAGGTCGTTTGACAATTTATGAAAGGCGACGCCTTCCATATTTAGCGCCGCTGAATCGGGGTCGGTAAAGCC contains the following coding sequences:
- a CDS encoding VOC family protein, yielding MTAIVNQLAFVDIDVVDLDAWAGFARDILGFGTVREGGVLDLRMDERPFRYRLRESTHDGLPTLGWQAPDEAAIELLGQRLTGRGLSFSPLDVTRLRDRGADAGLGFECRNGIRHEVVSGLKPGPAFEPAPAVSGFVTGSGGLGHVVWSIPDVAAMDELLLDVFGMDLREDIATPAGPGHFYGCNPRHHSLAVFCAPSLRLEHLMVEMGEIDDVGCAMDRAEDEGDILMQPLGRHRTDQMISFYVRSPSGFGMEVGCNGLLCGDDWEEVRDSSRKRPWGHGAAMRGHHKARPNASSATRKKDA
- a CDS encoding amidohydrolase family protein, which codes for MAPVKAEIQKDIRHAVAPKLSPIKAAAASFSDWERSKMSQRSKLNQPRIDIHSHVMPAAVMGKAGSHGPELLFEDDGTMVIRVGKYRLRADIVGKEAEAAALGPKAWREQQLAAFGDPTRRVAELDALDIDVMGVTSPPLFYMYTVERDTAVAFARAANDALADYCAIAPKRLFYMASVPLQDIGASIEEVRHSVGRGARGVNMGGRDLAGKQIYSEEMWPLFEEIEKNDLPLFIHPYPSEIEDGKVPDFYTPLILDYPFECTRAVNNMILGGVFDAFPDLKVYVSHGGGFIPYQFGRIETFATLNKHVRCKKPPREYLKNFYFDTLIHDLAARKYLVEWMGADNLVVGDNHGGMDSVDGFAYVDELGLDEAEAGKIKGHNARKLFKLDDHLA
- a CDS encoding MFS transporter, producing the protein MCSNAESMRNAHDDRSAPLREEHSISNANPPGSAPAPCALGAMVNGSPMALRGSYVRLILQEWRQGWRPGLAAVIGYSLGYGFWVTISSIFVEPLQNEFGWSRGEIALANSAGLVTAFAAPLVGRLVDRVGVKPVLIVGLILISLSHVALSQLNGSLFYYYTAYFLLIAFSTTTSSMTFSRIIVGAFSRTRGTALALLRIGSALSYSAMPPLLYLVIGLFGSTGGFLMLAALNVFVSLPVIWWLVPGKTLPPKGDAGTIVQEVPKPWRLLVLEPKIIVLCLAAVLHIVPIVAIVSQLQPLGVSIGLSPAAAVGAVSTLGFANVIGALIAGAFVDRFWAPAVAFTMCVGPMIGCLVLVLLGNDVSVALFYVSVVLLGIGLGAEGDIIAFMVARYFGLRNYATIAGLVTLWTVIGIAIGSSLIGQVYDAFGNYRIALIAAAASFTCAGFAYLMMGKYPEEAISD